From Nicotiana tabacum cultivar K326 chromosome 22, ASM71507v2, whole genome shotgun sequence, one genomic window encodes:
- the LOC107767295 gene encoding protein VACUOLELESS GAMETOPHYTES: protein MYVNCSSYLNRDDDDDSASDEFPKILSRNPNQLRATSVFNPRRPVVDYSESEDEGQAQWSNHNKPPHSTNDISSLLRMMMMLNLRQGAGAGAGRTSQLILSQNRRPIVDYSDTDEEEISAHYRQIKHFSHPHSLNKYDVERDNEINCKVCGLQILGSAYGCQRCQFYLHVSCFDLPQKIQHDSHPAHPLTLRNLSYYKNCGKSCDACCEDIRRSFLYCCDPCNFDLHVTCATLYSIARRNDSPKDTLRLYYSFPVSDNNQMHWIARCNVCNKKVSKEGWLYYSKDTGYIAHIKCAKGAKVGVSWIKERLNMLKVK, encoded by the coding sequence ATGTACGTGAATTGTAGTTCATACTTAAATAGGGACGATGATGATGACAGTGCTTCTGATGAATTTCCAAAAATATTGAGTCGTAACCCTAATCAATTACGTGCTACTTCAGTTTTCAATCCTCGTCGTCCTGTTGTAGATTATTCTGAAAGTGAAGATGAAGGACAGGCTCAGTGGTCTAAccataacaagccacctcattCCACGAATGATATTTCATCACTTTTAAGAATGATGATGATGCTCAACCTCAGACAAggtgctggtgctggtgctggtCGTACTTCCCAACTGATTCTTAGCCAGAATCGTCGTCCTATTGTGGATTATTCAGATACTGATGAGGAAGAGATATCAGCTCACTACAGGCAGATAAAACACTTTAGCCATCCACATTCCTTGAACAAGTACGACGTTGAACGAGACAACGAAATTAACTGCAAAGTCTGCGGGCTGCAAATTCTTGGCTCGGCTTATGGTTGTCAACGTTGTCAATTTTACCTACATGTTTCGTGCTTCGATCTGCCCCAAAAGATTCAGCACGATTCTCATCCTGCTCATCCTTTAACGCTTCGAAATCTTTCCTACTACAAGAACTGTGGAAAATCTTGTGATGCTTGTTGTGAAGATATACGACGAAGTTTTCTATACTGTTGTGATCCTTGCAATTTTGATCTTCATGTTACTTGTGCTACCTTATATAGCATTGCGAGGAGAAATGATTCACCAAAGGATACTCTTCGACTTTACTACTCGTTTCCTGTCAGTGACAACAATCAAATGCATTGGATTGCGCGATGCAATGTTTGTAACAAGAAGGTGTCTAAGGAAGGTTGGTTATATTATAGCAAGGATACTGGCTATATTGCACATATTAAGTGTGCTAAAGGTGCTAAAGTTGGGGTTTCTTGGATTAAAGAGAGACTTAATATGCTTAAAGTTAAGTAG